A genomic region of Streptosporangium lutulentum contains the following coding sequences:
- a CDS encoding WD40 repeat domain-containing serine/threonine protein kinase, with product MVSEAGGELIGGRYRLVEPVGGGGMGRVWRGRDELLDREVAVKEIVFPAGMDAAEREVSGRRAMREARSAARLNHPGIVTVYDVITREGVPMIVMEFVRGRSLQQEIAGRGRLAPGEVARIGALMVEALGEAHAAGIVHRDLKPANVLLAGGRVVITDFGIASLAGDAALTASGMLLGTPAFMAPEQAHGVPVSAACDLWSLGATLYAAVEGRPPYTGTNVMAVLSALLSQEPAPPVHAGPLASVLAGLLRKDPAEWLTGAQTAQALAALTHLSYPVPPPQPPGGPGASGPAGRPGNGEIEAPGRGHMTAPVVAAATPALVDRSPTRRRVLLLAGLGALTAVGVPTAIVLTRDADSTRGAARTPGPTPSAPLSPTPLATATPAPLATMTRHTADVWSVAFSPDGRLLATGSDDNTVRLWDVAGRESLATLTGHDDAVYSVAFSPDGTLLVTGGREAGTVRLWDVAARKRVATLTGDAGSIFSLAFSPDGATLATANSDETVELWDVAGRKSLATLTGHTENVFSVAFSPDGKTLATSGEDKTVRLWDVAARKRVATLTGHTDNVYSVAFSPDGKTLATGSWDDTVRLWDVAGRKTVATLTGHDDAVYMVAFSSDGKLLATGSGDNTARLWDVAGRKTVAVLTGHTEDVLSVALNPDGGILATGGEDKSVRFWPTG from the coding sequence ATGGTGAGCGAGGCGGGTGGCGAACTCATCGGCGGGCGATACCGGTTGGTCGAGCCGGTCGGGGGCGGCGGTATGGGCCGGGTCTGGCGGGGTCGCGACGAACTGCTGGATCGCGAGGTGGCGGTCAAGGAGATCGTGTTCCCGGCCGGTATGGACGCCGCCGAGCGGGAGGTGTCGGGCAGACGGGCGATGCGTGAGGCGCGCTCGGCGGCCCGGCTGAATCATCCGGGCATCGTCACGGTCTATGACGTGATCACTCGTGAGGGTGTCCCGATGATCGTGATGGAGTTCGTGCGGGGCCGGTCGTTGCAACAGGAGATCGCCGGCCGGGGGCGGCTGGCGCCGGGTGAGGTGGCGCGGATCGGCGCGTTGATGGTGGAGGCGCTGGGGGAGGCGCACGCGGCCGGGATCGTGCATCGTGATCTGAAGCCGGCCAATGTGCTGCTGGCCGGTGGCCGGGTGGTGATCACCGATTTCGGGATCGCCAGCCTGGCGGGGGACGCGGCGTTGACGGCGTCGGGGATGTTGCTGGGGACGCCGGCGTTCATGGCGCCGGAGCAGGCGCACGGGGTGCCGGTGAGCGCGGCGTGTGATCTGTGGTCGCTGGGGGCGACGTTGTACGCCGCGGTGGAGGGGCGTCCGCCGTACACGGGGACGAATGTGATGGCGGTCTTGTCGGCGTTGCTGAGTCAGGAGCCGGCGCCGCCGGTGCATGCGGGGCCCTTGGCCTCGGTGCTGGCAGGGTTGTTGCGCAAGGATCCCGCCGAGTGGCTCACCGGTGCTCAGACCGCCCAGGCCCTCGCGGCCCTCACCCACCTGTCGTATCCGGTGCCCCCGCCGCAGCCCCCGGGTGGCCCCGGGGCGTCCGGCCCGGCCGGGCGACCTGGGAACGGCGAGATCGAGGCGCCCGGCCGCGGCCACATGACCGCTCCCGTCGTCGCCGCGGCGACGCCGGCCCTCGTGGACCGGTCACCGACCCGGCGCCGGGTCCTGCTCCTGGCCGGGCTCGGCGCACTCACCGCCGTCGGGGTGCCGACCGCGATCGTCCTCACCCGCGACGCCGACTCCACCCGGGGCGCCGCCCGCACCCCCGGCCCCACACCGAGTGCCCCTCTCAGCCCCACGCCGCTCGCCACCGCCACTCCCGCGCCGCTCGCCACCATGACCCGTCACACCGCCGACGTCTGGTCGGTGGCCTTCAGCCCGGACGGCAGGCTCCTCGCCACCGGGAGCGACGACAACACGGTCCGGTTGTGGGACGTGGCCGGCCGCGAAAGCCTCGCCACCCTCACCGGTCACGACGACGCCGTCTACTCGGTGGCCTTCAGCCCCGACGGGACCCTCCTCGTCACCGGAGGCCGCGAGGCCGGCACGGTGCGGTTGTGGGACGTGGCCGCTCGCAAACGCGTCGCCACCCTCACCGGCGACGCCGGCTCGATCTTCTCGTTGGCCTTCAGCCCCGACGGGGCGACCCTCGCCACCGCCAACTCCGACGAAACGGTGGAGTTGTGGGACGTGGCCGGCCGCAAAAGTCTCGCCACCCTCACCGGCCACACCGAGAACGTCTTCTCGGTGGCCTTCAGTCCCGACGGCAAGACCCTCGCGACCAGTGGCGAGGACAAGACGGTGCGGTTGTGGGACGTGGCCGCACGCAAACGCGTCGCCACCCTCACCGGCCACACCGACAACGTCTACTCGGTGGCCTTCAGCCCCGACGGCAAGACCCTCGCCACCGGCAGCTGGGACGACACGGTGCGGTTGTGGGACGTGGCCGGCCGGAAGACCGTCGCCACCCTCACCGGCCACGACGACGCCGTCTACATGGTGGCCTTCAGCTCGGACGGCAAGCTCCTCGCCACCGGCAGCGGCGACAACACGGCGCGGTTATGGGACGTGGCCGGTCGCAAGACCGTCGCCGTCCTCACCGGCCACACGGAAGACGTCCTCTCGGTGGCCCTCAACCCGGACGGCGGGATCCTCGCCACCGGCGGCGAGGACAAGTCGGTGAGGTTCTGGCCGACCGGCTGA
- a CDS encoding VOC family protein produces the protein MSVELNHTIVRARDRQVSAEFTASILGLEVGAPFGPFLPVVTANGVTLDFANSDPDEIVPQHYAFLVSEEDFDAIFQRIQEAQLTYYADPARSRPGQINRRDGGRGAYFEDPDGHFLEILTRPYGSGGPESSE, from the coding sequence GTGTCAGTCGAACTGAACCACACCATCGTCAGGGCCCGTGACAGGCAGGTCTCCGCCGAGTTCACGGCCTCCATCCTGGGTCTGGAGGTCGGAGCGCCCTTCGGCCCGTTCCTTCCCGTGGTGACCGCCAACGGCGTCACCCTGGACTTCGCGAACAGCGATCCGGACGAGATCGTCCCGCAGCACTACGCGTTCCTGGTGTCCGAGGAGGACTTCGACGCGATCTTCCAGCGGATCCAGGAGGCCCAGCTCACCTACTACGCCGATCCGGCCCGCAGCCGCCCAGGACAGATCAACCGGCGCGACGGCGGCCGCGGCGCCTACTTCGAGGATCCGGACGGCCACTTCCTGGAGATCCTCACCCGCCCCTACGGCAGCGGCGGACCGGAGTCGTCCGAGTAA
- a CDS encoding benzoate-CoA ligase family protein: MSGAPESFNASVYLVDRQVEAGRGERIAVTGPAGTLTYAELAAQVAEFASGLGAAGVRPEERVFLVMSDRPETLVTILAVMRMGAVAVPVSTMYNGAELDALLRDARARVVVATPEFETAVKEAIALAPEAETLIITGDLPSRTEDGTGGRVLPPAEEALLVADVLLTKAEDGTALRALSAETEDGTDVRAWADVLAEGRLAGPAEPYGTWADSPALWLYTSGTTGTPKAAMHRHRGIRSVCETYGGQVLGITADDRCFSVARLFFAYGIGNSVFFPLSAGATTILDPARATPAGVAARLAEDRPTLFFAGPTFFAALLAADVPAESFASVRLAVSAGEALPAEIHRRFTARHGVDVIDGLGSTEALHIFISNRPGEVRPGTSGTVVPGYEARLLDEEGSPVKDDEPGNLYVRGDSIATGYWCRTATTRQVFQGEWLRTGDTYTRSGDGFYTCLGRSNDMIKAGGIWVSPMEVEARLLQHESVAECAVVAYIDGDGLEKPVACVVPAAGRRVDTGELIAFCRAGLAPFKRPREVLVLDELPKTATGKIQRVVIRQITADLLGLPRET; the protein is encoded by the coding sequence ATGTCCGGTGCACCCGAGTCGTTCAACGCCAGCGTCTATCTCGTGGATCGCCAGGTCGAGGCCGGCCGTGGCGAGCGGATCGCCGTCACGGGCCCCGCGGGAACACTCACCTACGCCGAGCTCGCCGCACAGGTCGCGGAGTTCGCGTCCGGTCTGGGCGCCGCCGGGGTCAGACCCGAGGAGCGCGTCTTCCTCGTCATGTCCGACCGGCCGGAGACCCTCGTCACCATCCTCGCCGTCATGCGGATGGGCGCGGTGGCCGTGCCGGTGTCCACCATGTACAACGGCGCCGAACTCGACGCCCTCCTGCGCGACGCCCGGGCCCGCGTGGTGGTGGCGACGCCGGAGTTCGAGACGGCCGTCAAAGAGGCGATCGCCCTCGCTCCCGAGGCCGAAACCCTCATCATCACCGGTGACCTGCCGTCCAGGACGGAGGACGGCACCGGCGGGCGCGTCCTGCCGCCGGCGGAGGAGGCCCTCCTCGTGGCCGACGTCCTGCTGACCAAGGCGGAGGACGGCACCGCCCTGCGAGCCCTGTCGGCCGAGACCGAGGACGGCACCGACGTGCGGGCCTGGGCCGACGTCCTGGCCGAGGGCCGCCTGGCCGGTCCGGCGGAGCCGTACGGGACCTGGGCGGACTCGCCCGCGCTGTGGCTGTACACCTCGGGCACGACCGGAACGCCGAAGGCGGCCATGCACCGGCACCGTGGCATCCGGAGCGTCTGCGAGACCTACGGCGGCCAGGTCCTGGGCATCACGGCCGACGACCGGTGTTTCTCCGTGGCCCGGCTGTTCTTCGCCTACGGCATCGGCAACTCGGTGTTCTTCCCCCTGTCCGCGGGGGCGACCACGATCCTGGATCCGGCGCGCGCCACCCCGGCCGGCGTCGCGGCGCGGCTGGCCGAGGACCGGCCGACGCTGTTCTTCGCCGGGCCGACGTTCTTCGCCGCGCTGCTCGCCGCCGACGTGCCCGCCGAGTCCTTCGCCTCCGTACGGCTGGCCGTCTCCGCGGGCGAGGCCCTCCCCGCGGAGATCCACCGCAGGTTCACCGCCCGCCACGGCGTGGACGTCATCGACGGTCTCGGTTCCACCGAGGCCCTGCACATCTTCATCTCCAACCGGCCGGGAGAGGTACGGCCGGGCACCTCGGGCACGGTCGTGCCGGGCTACGAGGCCAGGTTGCTGGACGAGGAGGGCTCCCCGGTCAAGGACGACGAGCCGGGCAACCTGTACGTCCGGGGCGACTCCATCGCCACCGGCTACTGGTGCCGCACCGCGACCACCCGGCAGGTCTTCCAGGGTGAGTGGCTGCGCACCGGCGATACCTACACCCGCTCCGGCGACGGCTTCTACACCTGCCTCGGCCGTTCCAACGACATGATCAAAGCGGGCGGCATCTGGGTGTCGCCGATGGAGGTCGAGGCCCGGCTCCTCCAGCACGAGTCGGTCGCCGAGTGCGCGGTGGTCGCCTACATCGACGGGGACGGCCTGGAGAAACCCGTCGCCTGCGTCGTCCCCGCCGCCGGACGGCGGGTGGACACCGGCGAGCTGATCGCGTTCTGCCGCGCGGGACTGGCCCCCTTCAAACGCCCGCGCGAGGTGCTGGTGCTCGACGAGTTGCCCAAGACGGCCACCGGCAAGATCCAGCGCGTCGTCATCAGGCAGATCACCGCCGACCTGCTGGGGCTCCCCCGGGAAACATAG
- a CDS encoding PaaX family transcriptional regulator, producing the protein MPGASHEPAGARPSYSRRHQAGSGSARSLLLTVLGEYVLPRAEPAWTSTLLHVLGGLGVEEKSTRQSLARMAADGWIVAERSGRRVRWALTPHGRELLTEGAERIYSFGRDRDSWDGRWLVLIATVPESRRELRHQLRTRLTWAGFGSPVPGMWVSPHVSREAEAKQVVERLGLDVAAFSFSGPYSGIGSERTLVEQAWHLGDLAAAYEDFIQEFAGLRPEPGDPLLFAQIRLVHDWRRFPSLDPQLPSDLLPPDWIGIRAANVFNDLHQAWHHDSQRHWDTLCAAEE; encoded by the coding sequence ATGCCCGGCGCATCGCACGAACCGGCGGGGGCCAGACCGTCCTACTCCCGCCGTCACCAGGCCGGCTCCGGGAGCGCCCGGTCGCTGCTGCTCACCGTTCTGGGTGAGTACGTCCTGCCGCGCGCGGAGCCCGCCTGGACCTCGACGCTGCTGCACGTGCTGGGAGGGCTGGGCGTGGAGGAGAAGTCCACCCGGCAGTCGCTGGCCCGGATGGCCGCCGACGGGTGGATCGTCGCCGAGCGGTCCGGGCGGAGGGTCCGCTGGGCGCTGACCCCGCACGGCCGCGAGCTCCTGACCGAGGGGGCCGAGCGCATCTACTCCTTCGGCCGCGACCGCGACTCCTGGGACGGCCGCTGGCTCGTGCTGATCGCCACCGTGCCGGAGAGCCGGAGAGAGCTGCGCCACCAGCTGCGCACGCGGTTGACCTGGGCGGGGTTCGGCAGTCCCGTCCCCGGCATGTGGGTCAGCCCGCACGTGTCGCGCGAGGCCGAGGCCAAGCAGGTCGTCGAGCGGCTCGGCCTGGACGTGGCCGCGTTCTCCTTCAGCGGCCCCTACTCGGGAATCGGCTCCGAGCGCACCCTCGTGGAGCAGGCCTGGCATCTGGGCGACCTGGCCGCCGCCTACGAGGACTTCATCCAGGAGTTCGCCGGGCTCCGTCCCGAGCCCGGCGACCCGCTGCTGTTCGCCCAGATCCGCCTGGTGCACGACTGGCGGCGCTTCCCGTCGCTGGATCCGCAACTGCCGTCGGATCTGCTGCCGCCCGACTGGATCGGCATCCGCGCGGCCAACGTCTTCAACGACCTGCACCAGGCCTGGCACCACGACTCCCAGCGGCACTGGGACACGCTGTGCGCGGCCGAGGAGTGA
- the boxB gene encoding benzoyl-CoA 2,3-epoxidase subunit BoxB, with protein sequence MSIDYTERIPNNVDLSGDRRLRRALESWQPRFLQWWGEMGPALPTQDVYLRTAVDVGREGWAHFGHVALPEYRWGIFLAERDPDRRIAFGQHRGRPVWQQVPGEYRAELQRLIVVQGDTEPASVEQQRRLGLSAPSLYDLRNLFQVNVEEGRHLWAMVYLLHAYFGRDGRDEADAMLLRNSGSEDSPRILGAFNEETPDWLSFYMFTYFTDRDGKYQLGTLKESAFDPLSRTCEFMLKEEAHHMFVGTTGVDRVVERTAQLMREHDTDDIGRFGGIPLDVIQKYINFHYSVSLDLFGGETSTNVANYFTAGLKGRWQEERRRDDHLLTEAVATVQHVENGRIADLRLPALTALNADLRGEYIGDCATGVTRWNRILTGYGVDTPLYLPHVGFNRQVGAFSGHHVAPGGRLLDRAAWEAGRDRWLPTPGDKAHVLSLMRPVYEPGRIAAWVAPPRNGIDNRPLDYEYVHF encoded by the coding sequence ATGTCCATCGACTACACCGAGCGCATCCCCAACAACGTTGACCTGTCCGGCGACCGGCGGTTGCGGCGGGCGCTGGAGTCCTGGCAGCCCAGGTTCCTGCAGTGGTGGGGCGAGATGGGCCCCGCCCTGCCCACCCAGGACGTCTACCTGCGCACGGCCGTCGACGTGGGCCGGGAGGGCTGGGCCCACTTCGGCCACGTCGCGCTGCCCGAGTACCGCTGGGGGATCTTCCTGGCCGAGCGCGACCCCGACCGGCGCATCGCCTTCGGCCAGCACAGGGGCCGGCCGGTCTGGCAGCAGGTGCCGGGAGAGTACCGGGCCGAGCTGCAACGGCTCATCGTGGTGCAGGGCGACACCGAACCCGCCTCGGTGGAACAGCAGCGCCGGCTCGGGCTGAGCGCCCCCTCGCTGTACGACCTGCGCAACCTGTTCCAGGTCAACGTGGAGGAGGGGCGTCACCTATGGGCGATGGTCTACCTGCTGCACGCCTACTTCGGCCGCGACGGCCGTGACGAGGCCGACGCGATGCTGCTGCGCAACTCCGGCAGCGAGGACTCCCCGCGCATCCTGGGCGCGTTCAACGAGGAGACCCCCGACTGGCTGTCGTTCTACATGTTCACGTACTTCACCGACCGCGACGGCAAGTATCAGCTCGGCACGCTCAAGGAGTCGGCCTTCGACCCGCTGAGCAGGACGTGCGAGTTCATGCTGAAGGAGGAGGCCCACCACATGTTCGTGGGCACCACCGGCGTGGACCGGGTGGTCGAGCGCACCGCCCAGCTGATGCGCGAGCACGACACCGACGACATCGGCCGGTTCGGCGGCATCCCGCTCGACGTGATCCAGAAGTACATCAACTTCCACTACAGCGTCAGCCTCGACCTGTTCGGCGGCGAGACCTCCACCAACGTGGCCAACTACTTCACCGCCGGGCTCAAGGGCCGCTGGCAGGAGGAGCGCCGCAGGGACGACCACCTGCTGACCGAGGCCGTCGCCACCGTCCAGCACGTCGAGAACGGCCGCATCGCCGACCTCCGGCTCCCGGCGCTGACCGCGCTCAACGCCGACCTGCGCGGCGAGTACATCGGCGACTGCGCCACCGGCGTCACCCGCTGGAACCGCATCCTGACCGGCTACGGCGTCGACACGCCGCTGTACCTTCCGCACGTCGGCTTCAACCGGCAGGTCGGCGCCTTCTCCGGGCACCACGTCGCCCCCGGCGGGCGGCTCCTCGACCGGGCCGCGTGGGAGGCCGGCCGTGACCGCTGGCTGCCCACTCCCGGCGACAAGGCACATGTCCTGTCCCTGATGCGTCCCGTCTACGAACCGGGCAGGATCGCCGCCTGGGTCGCGCCGCCGCGCAACGGCATCGACAACCGGCCCCTCGACTACGAGTACGTCCACTTCTGA
- a CDS encoding enoyl-CoA hydratase-related protein has translation MSQTEVSGETRTALEAVATPRIEVSFDVDPGRYRHLALEFDGEIAKIVLRVDEEGGLVPGYELKLNSYDLGVDIELYDAVQRLRFEHPEVRAVVITGGLEKVFCAGANIRMLAGSEHSWKVNFCKFTNETRNGIEDATAHSGQTYLAAVNGTAAGGGYELALACDRIILVDDGSSAVSLPEVPLLAVLPGTGGLTRMVDKRGVRKDLADVFATRSEGVRGRTAVEWRLVDETVPRSGFAETVRRRAAEAAARSTRPADAEGIALTPLRRTQTGDTITYSTVGAELDLANGLVEITVYGPRHDIPESPERIHELGAGFWPLAMTRELDDLILRLRTNEPELGTWVLRTAGDIDRVLAFDRVLTEHGRTDWLVNEIRHYFKRTLKRLDVTSRSLVALIEPGSCFAGPLLELALACDRQYMLDGLPEEDGPSPTAGDGGRGSVRTSLPAGDGEREPARIVLTASNFGSFPMGNGLSRLASRFHGDPGHVATLHPETGRRIDAAEALELGLVTFAPDDIDWEDEVRIALEERASLSPDALTAMEANLRFAGPETLETKIFARLTAWQNWVFNRPNAAGPEGALRLYGTGRRAAFDRRRV, from the coding sequence GTGTCCCAGACCGAGGTATCCGGAGAGACCCGCACCGCGCTGGAGGCCGTGGCCACGCCCCGGATCGAGGTGTCCTTCGACGTCGATCCCGGCCGCTACCGGCACCTCGCGCTCGAATTCGACGGTGAGATCGCCAAAATCGTGCTGCGGGTCGACGAGGAGGGCGGCCTGGTGCCGGGGTACGAGCTCAAGCTCAACTCCTACGACCTGGGCGTGGACATCGAGCTGTACGACGCGGTGCAGCGGTTGCGGTTCGAGCACCCGGAGGTCAGGGCCGTGGTGATCACGGGCGGCCTGGAGAAGGTGTTCTGCGCGGGGGCCAACATCCGGATGCTGGCCGGGTCGGAGCACTCCTGGAAGGTGAACTTCTGCAAGTTCACCAACGAGACCCGCAACGGCATCGAGGACGCCACCGCCCACTCGGGGCAGACCTACCTCGCCGCGGTCAACGGCACCGCGGCCGGCGGGGGGTATGAGCTGGCGCTGGCCTGCGACCGGATCATCCTCGTCGACGACGGCTCGTCGGCCGTCTCGCTGCCCGAGGTGCCGCTGCTGGCCGTACTGCCGGGCACCGGCGGGCTCACCCGGATGGTGGACAAGCGCGGAGTGCGCAAGGACCTGGCCGACGTGTTCGCCACCAGGAGCGAGGGCGTCCGCGGCAGGACCGCGGTCGAGTGGCGGCTCGTGGACGAGACGGTGCCGCGCAGCGGATTCGCGGAGACCGTACGGCGGCGCGCCGCCGAGGCCGCGGCCCGCTCCACCCGCCCGGCGGACGCCGAGGGGATCGCCCTCACCCCGCTCCGGCGGACGCAGACCGGCGACACGATCACCTACTCCACCGTCGGCGCCGAGCTGGACCTCGCGAACGGGCTGGTGGAGATCACGGTGTACGGCCCGCGTCACGACATCCCCGAGAGCCCGGAGCGGATCCACGAGCTCGGCGCCGGCTTCTGGCCGCTGGCGATGACCCGGGAGCTGGACGACCTGATCCTGCGGCTGCGCACCAACGAGCCGGAGCTGGGCACCTGGGTCCTACGGACGGCGGGGGACATCGACCGGGTGCTCGCCTTCGACCGGGTGCTCACCGAGCACGGCCGTACCGACTGGCTCGTCAACGAGATCCGCCACTACTTCAAGCGCACCCTCAAGCGCCTGGACGTGACGAGCCGCAGCCTGGTCGCGCTGATCGAACCGGGCAGCTGCTTCGCGGGACCGCTGCTGGAACTGGCCCTGGCCTGCGACCGCCAGTACATGCTGGACGGCCTGCCGGAGGAGGACGGGCCCTCGCCCACCGCGGGCGACGGGGGACGCGGATCCGTCCGAACCTCGCTCCCGGCGGGCGACGGGGAGCGTGAGCCCGCGCGGATCGTGCTCACCGCGAGCAACTTCGGCTCCTTCCCGATGGGCAACGGACTGTCCCGCCTGGCCTCCCGCTTCCACGGTGACCCCGGCCACGTCGCCACGCTCCACCCCGAGACCGGCAGGCGGATCGACGCCGCCGAGGCGCTGGAGCTGGGCCTGGTGACCTTCGCCCCCGACGACATCGACTGGGAGGACGAGGTCCGCATCGCGCTGGAGGAACGCGCCTCGCTCAGCCCGGACGCCCTGACCGCCATGGAGGCCAATCTCCGGTTCGCCGGCCCCGAGACCCTGGAAACCAAGATCTTCGCCCGGCTGACCGCCTGGCAGAACTGGGTCTTCAACCGTCCGAACGCCGCTGGACCGGAGGGCGCCCTGCGGCTCTACGGCACCGGCAGGCGGGCGGCCTTCGACAGGAGACGAGTCTGA
- a CDS encoding MFS transporter translates to MATDDRTQAGERRVSRAGPPPLGIAYWRLWTSSGLSNLADGIFKIALPLVAIRFTDSPTLIAGLTFALTLPWLLFALQAGALADRLDRRRAMLCANTVRAVLLAALTLTVVVGIGSIWALYIIAICVGVAETVYDTSAQSILPQVVSRDLLSRANGHLHAAELAANQFVGPPLGGFLVAAGAATAFAAPAALWVVAVAALLLVRGPFQIERDRHTTIRGDIAEGLRFLLRHRLLRNLAVMVGVFNFASNATWAILVLYAVGPESPLGLSDLAYGALLTTVAAGSVLGSIAAERIEHALGRARALVLTVLGSALLVGAPALTTDPILIGAAFFVGGVTMAVWNVITVSLRQRVIPDRLLGRVNSTYRLVAWGTMPLGAAAGGLLAQFFGLRTVFVVMALLTLSVVAGMVTVTDRNMDAAERDADHS, encoded by the coding sequence ATGGCGACCGATGACCGAACGCAGGCCGGCGAGCGGCGAGTGTCCCGTGCCGGCCCACCCCCTCTGGGAATCGCCTACTGGCGGCTGTGGACGTCGTCCGGCCTGTCCAACCTGGCCGACGGAATCTTCAAGATCGCACTGCCGCTGGTGGCCATCCGCTTCACGGACTCCCCCACGCTGATCGCGGGACTGACCTTCGCGCTGACGCTCCCTTGGCTGCTCTTCGCGCTGCAGGCCGGCGCGCTCGCCGACCGGCTCGACCGCCGCCGGGCGATGCTCTGCGCCAACACCGTCCGGGCGGTGCTGCTCGCCGCGCTCACGCTGACCGTCGTGGTCGGCATCGGCTCGATCTGGGCGCTGTACATCATCGCGATCTGCGTCGGCGTCGCCGAGACGGTCTACGACACCTCGGCGCAGTCGATCCTGCCGCAGGTCGTGTCGCGCGACCTGCTGTCGCGTGCCAACGGACACCTGCACGCCGCCGAGCTGGCCGCGAACCAGTTCGTGGGCCCGCCCCTGGGCGGCTTTCTCGTGGCGGCGGGCGCGGCGACGGCGTTCGCCGCGCCCGCCGCGCTGTGGGTGGTCGCCGTGGCGGCGCTGCTGCTCGTTCGCGGCCCGTTCCAAATCGAGCGCGACCGGCACACCACCATCCGCGGCGACATCGCCGAAGGGCTGCGTTTCCTCCTGCGTCACCGGCTCCTGCGGAACCTGGCCGTCATGGTGGGCGTCTTCAATTTCGCCTCGAACGCCACGTGGGCGATCCTCGTGCTCTACGCGGTGGGGCCCGAGTCCCCCCTGGGACTGTCCGACCTCGCCTACGGGGCGCTGCTCACCACCGTCGCGGCGGGCAGCGTGCTCGGCTCCATCGCCGCCGAGCGGATCGAGCACGCGCTCGGGCGCGCCCGCGCACTCGTCCTGACCGTCCTCGGCAGCGCGCTCCTCGTCGGCGCCCCGGCCCTGACCACCGATCCGATCCTGATCGGCGCCGCGTTCTTCGTCGGGGGCGTCACCATGGCCGTCTGGAACGTCATCACGGTGTCACTGCGGCAACGGGTCATCCCCGACCGGCTCCTCGGACGCGTCAACAGCACCTACCGGCTCGTCGCCTGGGGCACCATGCCACTGGGCGCCGCCGCCGGCGGTCTGCTGGCCCAGTTCTTCGGACTCCGTACGGTGTTCGTCGTCATGGCGCTGCTGACGCTCTCCGTGGTCGCCGGCATGGTGACGGTGACCGACAGGAACATGGACGCCGCCGAACGCGACGCCGACCACTCCTGA
- a CDS encoding ArsR/SmtB family transcription factor, giving the protein MGDQDGERRSSGRPRQRRTATVREAKALAHPLRLRILRLCAQQELTNKQLADRLGSEPGTIFYHVRQLVDAGFLRQAPVRTGDSGALEKPYRSTGRSWWLDDPLSGEGPEAAFAPIEAFQDELREAGPGSVKTSARFMLHLSPEDVVALDRRILAIIDEYLETEDQRLDQPVHGGIVILHRLAE; this is encoded by the coding sequence ATGGGGGATCAGGACGGCGAGCGGCGGTCTTCGGGCCGGCCGCGGCAACGACGCACGGCGACGGTCCGCGAGGCCAAGGCTCTGGCGCATCCGCTGCGCCTGCGCATCCTGCGGCTGTGCGCGCAGCAGGAGCTGACGAACAAGCAACTGGCCGACCGGCTCGGCAGCGAGCCGGGGACGATCTTCTATCACGTCCGCCAGCTGGTCGACGCGGGATTCCTGCGGCAGGCGCCGGTCCGGACCGGTGACAGCGGCGCGCTGGAGAAGCCCTACCGGTCCACGGGCCGATCCTGGTGGCTGGACGACCCGCTGTCCGGTGAGGGGCCCGAGGCGGCGTTCGCCCCGATCGAGGCGTTCCAGGACGAGCTGCGCGAGGCGGGGCCGGGATCGGTGAAGACGTCCGCGCGGTTCATGCTGCACCTGTCGCCCGAGGACGTCGTGGCGTTGGACCGCCGCATCCTCGCGATCATCGACGAGTATCTCGAGACCGAGGACCAGCGGCTCGACCAGCCCGTGCACGGCGGCATCGTCATCCTGCACCGGCTGGCCGAGTGA